From a region of the Lactuca sativa cultivar Salinas chromosome 4, Lsat_Salinas_v11, whole genome shotgun sequence genome:
- the LOC111919590 gene encoding uncharacterized protein LOC111919590, translating into MSSPPEQKNKPHVKPYQPLPPFPARAREEKNDVGYQKFLEHIKVLQINMPFIKMVAQMPKYAKFLKELLTNRKKMEEVKEVVLNEKCSAVILNKLPKKKGDQGSLTLPCQFGNLATIHTLADSRESVNLMPYSFFNKLDLSEPRPIQMAIHLASKTVTFPRGLCEDLLVKVDKFVFSVDFIVLDMEADPQVPIILGRPFLNTVSAIVDMRDSELTLQVGDESVTIGVDQAMKHARVSDDTTFSVDMLEELMEEWKEDKSNNFSTAFTDDFDAERGIREIERLLEEAEYDEILRDVEDSTR; encoded by the coding sequence atgagttccccACCTGAACAGAAAAACAAGCCTCATGTGAAGCCATACCAGCCTCTACCGCCATTTCCAGCTCGAGCCAGAGAAGAAAAGAATGATGTTGGCTACCAAAAGTTTCTGGAACACATAAAGGTCCTTCAAATTAATATGCCATTCATAAAGATGGTTGCACAAATGCCTAAATATGCAAAATTCCTCAAGGAACTTCTAACTAATAGAAAAAAGATGGAAGAGGTGAAGGAAGTGGTCCTAAATGAGAAATGTTCAGCTGTCATTTTGAACAAACTGCCTAAGAAGAAAGGTGACCAGGGTAGTTTGACCTTGCCCTGTCAGTTCGGAAATTTAGCAACTATACATACATTGGCTGACTCACGGGAAAGTGTAAATCTCATGCCATATTCATTTTTTAATAAACTCGACCTTTCGGAGCCAAGGCCAATTCAAATGGCAATTCACTTAGCTAGTAAAACGGTGACTTTTCCAAGGGGGTTATGCGAGGACCTATTGGTAAAAGTAGATAAATTTGTGTTCTCCGTGGACTTCATTGTTTTAGATATGGAAGCGGATCCTCAAGTCCCAATCATACTTGGAAGACCTTTCCTTAATACCGTGAGTGCTATAGTAGACATGCGAGATTCTGAGCTTACCCTTCAGGTGGGGGACGAATCAGTTACAATTGGAGTTGATCAAGCCATGAAGCACGCAAGGGTTAGTGATGACACGACATTTTCGGTAGATATGTTGGAAGAATTAATGGAAGAATGGAAGGAAGACAAGTCAAACAATTTTTCCACTGCCTTCACAGACGATTTTGATGCTGAAAGGGGCATAAGGGAAATAGAGAGACTACTTGAAGAAGCTGAATATGATGAAATACTCAGAGATGTAGAAGACTCGACTCGCTGA